In the genome of Flexistipes sinusarabici DSM 4947, one region contains:
- a CDS encoding valine--tRNA ligase, translated as MSNHELPTRIKPNEYEKKIYDEWLEKNIFHADENSSKPPYSIVIPPPNVTGSLHMGHALNNTLQDILIRFYKLNGYETLWMPGTDHAGIATQNVVEKQLAEKNISRHEIGREKFIEKVWQWREESGGQIINQLKRLGASCDWERERFTMDKGLSRAVRKVFVTLYNEGLIYRSNYIINWCPRCHTALSDLEVEHEEKEGALYYINYDVKETGEKLLIATTRPETMLGDSGVAVNPNDERYSHLIGKTAILPIIGREMPIVGDEYVDMEFGTGALKITPAHDPNDFDIGRKHGLKEINMMDDSGYINENGSVYKGKERFEARKEIVSELEKQNRLVKKEKHIHSIGHCYRCKTVVEPRISMQWFVKVHPLAEKAIEVVKNNEIKIVPENWEKTYYEWMYNIRDWCISRQIWWGHRIPAFYCESCGHINVAMEDPSQCEKCSSTELSQETDVLDTWFSSALWPFSTMGWPEKTKTLEKFYPTSCLVTGFDILFFWVARMIMMGTKFMNDVPFREVYIHALVRDEDGQKMSKSKGNVIDPLTVIDEYGADAFRFTLAALAAQGRDIKLSKERVEGYRNFVNKIWNASRFILMNMPSDYNIGEPDFSKLEAEDKWILHQLKITADNVSSNIKTYDFNEAAGEIYKFFWHTFCDWYLELIKNRIFDKEKKEPALKAAFFILKNSLIILHPFMPFVTEYIYKMIDDNANLLNMDFPALNFSFDTENSEIETVISIISSIRNIRGEYNIPPKSMIKAYIKTGDKKIINAVKNNEKNIKKLSRLELLEFTDKEIEKSATNVSSGFIIYVPIEGIVDIAEEIARLQKDRKSALKDYELYGKKLKNENYLEKAPREVIRKDTEKFEKSREVLSKIDESIKRLEELC; from the coding sequence ATGAGTAATCATGAGTTACCCACAAGAATAAAACCAAACGAATATGAGAAGAAGATTTATGATGAATGGCTTGAAAAAAATATTTTTCATGCTGACGAAAATTCTTCAAAACCACCCTACTCTATAGTTATCCCCCCTCCAAACGTGACAGGCTCTTTGCATATGGGGCACGCTCTCAATAATACCCTGCAGGATATTCTGATCAGATTTTACAAACTTAACGGATATGAAACTCTTTGGATGCCGGGAACAGATCATGCTGGTATTGCAACTCAAAATGTTGTTGAAAAACAGTTAGCCGAAAAAAATATATCAAGGCACGAAATCGGCAGGGAAAAATTTATAGAAAAAGTCTGGCAGTGGAGAGAGGAATCCGGAGGTCAGATAATAAATCAGTTAAAAAGGCTGGGTGCATCCTGTGACTGGGAAAGGGAACGTTTTACAATGGATAAAGGTCTTTCCCGGGCAGTGAGAAAGGTTTTTGTAACCCTTTATAATGAAGGGCTTATCTACAGATCCAACTATATTATCAACTGGTGCCCACGCTGCCATACTGCGCTAAGCGATTTAGAAGTTGAACACGAAGAAAAAGAAGGTGCTCTTTATTACATCAATTATGATGTTAAAGAAACGGGGGAGAAACTTCTTATAGCAACCACCAGACCTGAAACCATGCTCGGTGATTCAGGTGTGGCAGTAAACCCTAATGATGAAAGATACAGCCACCTTATTGGTAAAACGGCAATATTGCCTATTATAGGAAGGGAAATGCCCATTGTGGGAGATGAATACGTGGACATGGAGTTCGGAACCGGGGCTTTAAAAATAACGCCAGCCCATGATCCCAACGATTTTGATATAGGAAGAAAACACGGTTTAAAAGAAATAAACATGATGGATGACTCCGGATATATTAATGAAAACGGTTCTGTATATAAAGGAAAAGAGCGATTTGAAGCAAGGAAAGAGATTGTGTCAGAACTGGAAAAGCAGAACCGTCTGGTGAAAAAAGAAAAACATATTCACAGTATAGGTCACTGTTACCGGTGTAAAACCGTCGTTGAACCGAGGATCTCAATGCAATGGTTCGTTAAAGTACATCCTCTGGCTGAAAAAGCAATAGAGGTGGTCAAAAATAATGAAATAAAGATAGTCCCTGAAAACTGGGAGAAAACCTACTACGAGTGGATGTATAATATAAGAGATTGGTGCATATCCAGACAAATATGGTGGGGGCACAGGATTCCTGCATTTTACTGTGAGAGCTGCGGGCATATCAATGTTGCTATGGAAGATCCTTCACAATGTGAAAAGTGTTCTTCGACAGAGCTTTCTCAGGAGACCGATGTCCTTGACACATGGTTTTCTTCTGCTCTCTGGCCGTTTTCAACAATGGGATGGCCGGAAAAAACAAAAACACTTGAAAAATTTTATCCAACCAGCTGCCTTGTAACCGGCTTTGATATACTTTTTTTCTGGGTTGCTCGCATGATTATGATGGGAACCAAATTTATGAATGATGTGCCGTTCAGAGAAGTTTACATTCATGCACTGGTAAGAGATGAAGACGGTCAAAAGATGAGTAAATCAAAAGGTAATGTAATCGACCCTCTCACAGTTATAGACGAATACGGGGCTGATGCATTCAGATTTACACTTGCAGCTCTTGCTGCCCAGGGCAGAGATATAAAATTATCGAAAGAGCGAGTGGAAGGTTATAGAAATTTTGTAAACAAAATATGGAACGCCTCAAGATTTATTCTTATGAATATGCCTTCGGATTATAATATTGGAGAACCTGATTTTTCAAAACTCGAAGCAGAAGACAAATGGATCCTTCATCAGTTAAAAATAACTGCAGACAACGTCTCATCCAATATCAAAACATACGATTTTAATGAAGCCGCCGGTGAAATATACAAATTTTTCTGGCACACATTTTGTGACTGGTACCTCGAATTAATAAAAAACAGGATATTCGACAAAGAGAAAAAAGAACCCGCTCTGAAAGCTGCATTTTTTATACTCAAAAACTCACTCATTATACTCCACCCCTTTATGCCTTTTGTTACAGAATATATCTACAAAATGATTGATGATAATGCCAATCTCCTTAACATGGATTTTCCGGCTCTGAATTTTTCATTCGATACTGAAAACAGTGAAATAGAGACCGTTATCTCTATCATAAGTTCCATCAGAAATATAAGGGGTGAATACAACATACCACCCAAATCGATGATAAAGGCATACATAAAAACCGGTGACAAAAAAATAATAAACGCAGTAAAAAATAATGAAAAAAACATTAAAAAACTTTCCAGACTTGAACTGTTAGAGTTCACCGATAAAGAGATAGAAAAATCAGCAACAAATGTTTCCTCAGGGTTTATTATTTATGTACCCATAGAAGGGATTGTAGATATAGCTGAGGAAATTGCTAGGTTGCAGAAGGACAGAAAATCAGCCCTTAAAGATTATGAATTGTACGGCAAAAAATTAAAAAATGAAAATTACCTGGAGAAAGCCCCCCGTGAGGTTATCAGAAAAGATACAGAAAAATTTGAAAAATCCAGGGAGGTATTATCAAAAATAGATGAATCCATCAAAAGGCTGGAAGAGCTATGCTGA
- the tsaE gene encoding tRNA (adenosine(37)-N6)-threonylcarbamoyltransferase complex ATPase subunit type 1 TsaE produces the protein MSYTETTNDINELSEIVEKYKDKLLDNIILLNGELGAGKTTFVKKFAEAVCSNYTVSSPTFTIMQKYETTANPIYHFDLYRIESIDELEMTGFFEYIEYPGTIFIEWAEKFDIGSFLDNFITINIKQMENGKRKYFIEIF, from the coding sequence ATGAGTTATACAGAAACAACTAATGATATAAATGAGTTATCAGAAATTGTAGAGAAATATAAAGATAAACTCCTCGATAATATTATTTTACTCAACGGAGAATTGGGAGCAGGCAAAACAACATTTGTTAAAAAATTTGCTGAAGCCGTCTGTTCAAACTATACTGTCTCAAGTCCTACATTCACAATCATGCAGAAATATGAAACAACAGCAAATCCAATCTACCATTTTGATTTATACAGAATAGAATCTATCGATGAGCTTGAAATGACCGGATTTTTCGAATATATAGAGTATCCCGGTACCATTTTTATCGAATGGGCAGAAAAATTTGACATTGGAAGCTTTTTGGATAATTTTATCACGATTAATATAAAGCAGATGGAAAATGGTAAAAGGAAGTATTTTATAGAAATTTTTTAA
- a CDS encoding NAD(P)H-hydrate dehydratase, protein MMEILDSVQMASADKYTIEKIGIPSTVLMENAASGIAEIIKNLDVKKDKIAVFAGSGNNGGDGITLARKCYNAGYKIDLYLTSPPEKLKGDPLLNYNILQYYPVRIFNAFEDKLLEDYDIIVDSIFGTGLTRPVEGKYKSLIKKLNELPGFKIAIDMPSGLAGNTNAVIGECFRADVTVTMCRAKIPHKIYPAKKFCGKVEVVDISIPDFAVASVKPYIYEITENNIEKLNKRESDSHKGKFGHAVIIGGSAGKTGAALMASKSCAKAGAGLTTTVIPSALNLAAELGNPEVMSFPAGSGDYFRENDAKDVTEFINDKTVAAIGPGMGRNDKTIEFIKQIIAATNLPLVIDADGLYGLDQNDFEKLRFRSIITPHIGEFARIVNKTNEEVINNKLELVREFSTNYGIVTVLKSADTIIGIPDGTIFVLNTGTPALAKGGSGDCLTGLITSFVSQNCTFKNSAVYGVWILGKTAEHLTNIYNERTILVSDLIDNLWIEINELYRNN, encoded by the coding sequence ATGATGGAAATTTTAGATTCCGTTCAAATGGCAAGCGCCGACAAATATACTATTGAAAAGATAGGTATCCCCTCCACTGTTTTAATGGAAAACGCTGCATCGGGAATTGCGGAAATCATTAAAAACCTTGATGTAAAAAAAGATAAAATAGCTGTCTTCGCAGGCTCCGGCAACAACGGGGGAGACGGTATTACTTTGGCCAGAAAGTGTTATAACGCCGGTTACAAGATTGATTTATATTTAACATCACCCCCGGAAAAACTTAAAGGAGACCCCCTTTTAAACTACAATATACTGCAATATTATCCAGTTCGCATCTTTAATGCCTTTGAAGACAAACTGCTTGAAGATTATGATATTATTGTGGACTCCATCTTCGGCACAGGTTTGACCAGACCGGTTGAGGGGAAATATAAGTCGCTGATAAAAAAATTAAACGAACTTCCCGGATTTAAAATAGCCATTGACATGCCTTCCGGCCTGGCAGGTAATACCAATGCAGTCATCGGTGAATGTTTCCGCGCAGATGTTACTGTTACAATGTGCAGAGCCAAAATCCCTCATAAAATTTATCCGGCTAAAAAATTCTGCGGTAAAGTTGAAGTTGTGGACATATCGATACCGGACTTTGCCGTGGCAAGTGTAAAACCTTATATATATGAAATTACTGAAAATAATATTGAAAAACTCAACAAAAGAGAGTCCGACAGCCATAAAGGAAAATTCGGCCATGCAGTTATAATAGGAGGCTCAGCAGGAAAAACGGGAGCCGCTCTTATGGCCTCAAAATCATGTGCAAAAGCCGGTGCCGGTCTCACAACAACCGTTATTCCTTCTGCTCTGAATCTTGCAGCAGAACTGGGGAATCCTGAAGTCATGAGTTTTCCTGCCGGCAGTGGCGATTATTTCAGGGAAAATGATGCAAAAGATGTAACTGAGTTTATAAATGACAAAACTGTTGCCGCAATAGGTCCGGGGATGGGCAGAAACGATAAAACTATAGAATTTATAAAGCAGATAATCGCAGCTACAAACCTGCCTCTGGTGATTGATGCAGACGGCTTATACGGACTCGACCAAAATGATTTTGAAAAACTAAGGTTCAGAAGCATAATCACACCACATATCGGTGAATTCGCACGAATCGTTAACAAAACCAACGAAGAAGTGATAAATAACAAATTAGAGTTGGTACGCGAATTTTCCACTAATTACGGCATCGTTACCGTTCTAAAGAGTGCTGACACAATTATCGGTATTCCGGATGGAACAATTTTTGTGTTGAACACCGGTACCCCGGCTCTGGCAAAAGGTGGAAGCGGAGACTGTCTGACAGGATTAATAACTTCTTTTGTAAGCCAGAACTGCACTTTTAAAAACTCAGCTGTTTACGGTGTATGGATTCTGGGCAAAACTGCCGAGCATTTAACAAATATTTACAATGAAAGAACAATACTTGTATCAGACTTAATAGATAATCTCTGGATAGAAATAAATGAGTTATACAGAAACAACTAA
- the rfaE1 gene encoding D-glycero-beta-D-manno-heptose-7-phosphate kinase, producing MNNLIDTIDRLKNARLIVIGDLMLDIFMYGNVERISPEAPVPVVTVDKEQIMPGGAANVAANLSSLGIKPTLLGVASDDDSGRQLKKILKDLDINGKYFEDGRNTIVKTRIIASNQQVVRFDRENKDKLKKSITQLIIDEVVKIIDEYDGIVLSDYGKGVITKYLIENLTALCKKKGKIITVDPKLENFRLYKNVTCITPNNREASQAMGMEINDEESLINCGQKILKLLNCENVIITRGQEGMSLFFRDNTVKNIPAVAKEVFDVTGAGDTVISVLSAALAVGTDLRKAAVLANTAAGVVVAKIGTATVTTDELKNNLPYSVKMMGVV from the coding sequence ATGAACAATTTAATCGATACGATAGACAGGCTGAAGAATGCAAGGCTGATTGTTATCGGTGATCTTATGCTTGACATTTTCATGTATGGAAATGTTGAGAGAATTTCGCCTGAAGCCCCTGTCCCAGTTGTCACAGTGGACAAGGAGCAGATAATGCCGGGCGGGGCGGCGAATGTTGCAGCAAATCTATCTTCTCTGGGAATAAAACCAACTCTTCTCGGCGTTGCTTCAGATGATGACAGCGGGAGACAGTTGAAAAAAATTCTAAAAGATCTCGACATAAACGGCAAATATTTTGAAGACGGCAGAAACACAATAGTTAAAACAAGAATCATTGCCAGTAATCAGCAGGTTGTGAGATTTGACAGGGAAAACAAAGACAAACTCAAAAAAAGTATTACCCAGCTGATTATAGACGAAGTTGTAAAAATTATAGACGAATATGACGGCATAGTCCTTTCTGACTACGGGAAAGGTGTCATAACAAAATATCTCATAGAAAATCTCACTGCGTTATGCAAAAAGAAGGGAAAAATAATTACTGTAGATCCTAAATTGGAAAATTTCAGACTTTATAAGAATGTTACATGCATCACACCCAATAACAGAGAAGCCTCACAGGCAATGGGTATGGAAATCAATGATGAAGAATCCCTTATAAACTGCGGGCAAAAAATTTTAAAACTGCTCAATTGTGAAAACGTTATTATTACCAGAGGTCAGGAAGGGATGTCTTTGTTTTTCAGAGATAACACCGTAAAAAATATTCCGGCTGTTGCCAAAGAGGTTTTCGATGTAACAGGTGCAGGAGACACAGTCATATCTGTTTTATCGGCTGCACTGGCAGTAGGTACCGACCTCAGAAAAGCTGCGGTGCTGGCAAATACGGCAGCAGGTGTGGTTGTGGCGAAAATCGGTACTGCCACAGTTACTACTGACGAACTAAAAAACAACCTTCCTTACTCAGTTAAAATGATGGGGGTGGTATGA
- a CDS encoding Trm112 family protein, whose amino-acid sequence MSVKQELLDVLACPKCKGDIRLSKDSSYIVCDECKLLYEIREDIPIMLIDEAKKVDSTEEY is encoded by the coding sequence ATGTCTGTCAAACAAGAGCTTCTTGATGTTTTAGCCTGCCCCAAGTGCAAAGGCGATATCAGATTATCCAAAGACTCTTCTTATATAGTTTGTGACGAATGTAAACTGCTTTATGAAATTCGTGAAGATATACCTATAATGCTCATTGATGAAGCGAAAAAGGTTGACAGCACAGAGGAATATTAA